A DNA window from Myxocyprinus asiaticus isolate MX2 ecotype Aquarium Trade chromosome 45, UBuf_Myxa_2, whole genome shotgun sequence contains the following coding sequences:
- the foxm1 gene encoding forkhead box protein M1 isoform X1, whose product MRDSPRRPIILKRRKLPFQKSESDAGCDEADGPRCKAKPTPSTARCFPDGIRIMDHPTMPDTQVVVIPKAADLQSVISALTTKGKECGPQGRNKFILLSGSTSLDEEGKTLGHVSTETRADSGKGGLTLTGTQGGVTSEGTMEAKSTLKTLKKETQCCPLDDSLTNIQWLGKMSSDGLGSEPDQKCPSKNNPSSCHQLQQLPRIPEEVKDPQSERPPYSYMAMIQFAINSKKNRQMTLKEIYNWIEDHFPYFRNVAKPGWKNSIRHNLSLHDMFVRETSPDGKISYWTIRPEANRCLTLDQVYKPLADPVTCVQTTQVVFQQQQKKVTAEPKKVMPAHGTERKMKPLLPRTDSYLVPIQLPLTPSLFLPTSSPVSLATPPQPLSSSTPSSGGGGKRVRIAPKVSQNDMNSVMLCTPATQELKEEPVCVPVTPEVSVAPPPKTRQRENSSSRRKQRLVLPATEEPVLLYPDSTLFDSGVVSDVSAFQDTREAEPDPEPQPIPKLEPDSPYREYTFKTPIKSSHPSSSTPSKLPAALEPWRITPVGKGGVLDFSPIRTPSGPQLTPQRHEHTPFSFNGTPFKELPLFNSPRELLTNARPSPRRSTPTCSRELQVGAANRSLTEGLVLDTLNDSLSKILVDISFSGLEDDDLGMGNISWSQFIPDLK is encoded by the exons ATGAGGGACAGTCCAAGAAGACCCATCATCCTGAAGAGGAGGAAACTGCCATTTCAGAAGAGTGAATCTGATGCTGGGTGCGATGAGGCGGACGGGCCACGCTGCAAGGCCAAACCGACCCCTTCCACCGCCCGGTGCTTCCCTGATGGCATCCGCATCATGGACCACCCCACCATGCCCGACACACAGGTGGTGGTGATACCGAAGGCCGCTGATCTTCAGAGTGTCATCAGTGCCCTGACGACCAAAGGGAAGGAGTGTGGCCCTCAGGGGCGCAACAAGTTTATCCTGCTTAGTGGCAGCACCAGTTTGGATGAGGAAGGTAAAACTCTTGGGCATGTTTCTACGGAAACCAGGGCAGATTCTGGGAAAGGTGGTCTGACTCTAACAGGAACACAGGGAGGTGTGACATCAGAGGGCACTATGGAAGCTAAGTCCACTTTAAAAACTC TAAAAAAGGAGACGCAGTGCTGCCCACTTGATGACAGTCTGACAAACATCCAGTGGCTGGGAAAAATGAGCAGCGATGGGCTTGGATCAGAACCGGACCAGAAATGCCCCAGCAAGAACAATCCAAGCAGCTGCCATCAGCTTCAACAG CTACCCAGAATACCAGAGGAGGTGAAAGACCCTCAGTCCGAGCGACCCCCATATTCCTACATGGCCATGATCCAGTTTGCTATTAACAGCAAGAAAAACAGGCAGATGACCCTGAAGGAAATTTACAATTGGATTGAAGACCATTTCCCATACTTCAGAAACGTTGCAAAACCTGGGTGGAAG AATTCTATTCGTCACAATCTGTCGTTGCATGACATGTTTGTCCGTGAGACGTCTCCTGATGGCAAGATCTCCTACTGGACAATTCGTCCAGAAGCAAACCGCTGTCTCACTCTGGACCAGGTGTATAAG CCTTTGGCTGACCCTGTGACTTGCGTTCAGACCACACAAGTTGTTTTCCAACAA CAACAGAAGAAAGTTACAGCAGAGCCGAAGAAAGTGATGCCCGCACATGGCACAG AGAGGAAAATGAAGCCTCTTCTGCCTCGGACTGACTCGTACTTGGTTCCCATCCAGCTTCCTCTGACTCCATCGCTCTTTCTGCCCACCTCCAGCCCCGTCTCTCTCGCCACCCCTCCACAACCTCTAAGTTCTTCCACTCCAAGCTCTGGCGGCGGAGGCAAGAGAGTCCGGATTGCCCCTAAG GTCTCACAAAACGACATGAACTCAGTGATGCTGTGTACACCTGCCACTCAGGAGCTGAAGGAAGAGCCTGTGTGTGTACCAGTTACTCCTGAAGTGTCTGTAGCCCCGCCCCCTAAAACTAGGCAGCGAGAGAACAGCAGCTCTCGCCGCAAACAACGTCTGGTCCTTCCAGCCACCGAGGAACCCGTCCTGCTGTACCCCGACAGCACTCTCTTTGACTCAGGCGTGGTCTCCGACGTCTCCGCTTTCCAGGACACACGAGAGGCGGAGCCTGACCCAGAACCTCAGCCCATCCCTAAACTCGAACCTGATAGCCCCTATAGAGAGTACACTTTCAAAACCCCCATAAAGAGCAGCCACCCATCCTCTTCGACACCTAGCAAGCTGCCCGCAGCTCTGGAGCCCTGGAGGATCACTCCTGTTGGAAAAGGTGGTGTGCTGGACTTCAGCCCCATCCGTACACCCAGCGGGCCACAGCTCACTCCACAACGACATGAACACACTCCATTTAGTTTCAACGGCACACCTTTTAAGGAGTTACCTCTTTTCAACTCACCCCGAGAGCTACTCACCAACGCCCGCCCCTCGCCGAGACGTTCCACCCCGACCTGCTCCAGAGAGCTGCAGGTAGGGGCTGCCAACCGCTCTCTGACCGAAGGGCTTGTCCTAGACACATTGAATGACAGCCTGAGTAAAATCCTGGTGGATATCAGCTTTTCCGGGCTGGAGGATGATGATCTCGGAATGGGTAATATTAGTTGGTCCCAATTTATCCCCGACCTGAAATAA
- the foxm1 gene encoding forkhead box protein M1 isoform X2, whose amino-acid sequence MRDSPRRPIILKRRKLPFQKSESDAGCDEADGPRCKAKPTPSTARCFPDGIRIMDHPTMPDTQVVVIPKAADLQSVISALTTKGKECGPQGRNKFILLSGSTSLDEEGKTLGHVSTETRADSGKGGLTLTGTQGGVTSEGTMEAKSTLKTLKKETQCCPLDDSLTNIQWLGKMSSDGLGSEPDQKCPSKNNPSSCHQLQQLPRIPEEVKDPQSERPPYSYMAMIQFAINSKKNRQMTLKEIYNWIEDHFPYFRNVAKPGWKNSIRHNLSLHDMFVRETSPDGKISYWTIRPEANRCLTLDQVYKQQKKVTAEPKKVMPAHGTERKMKPLLPRTDSYLVPIQLPLTPSLFLPTSSPVSLATPPQPLSSSTPSSGGGGKRVRIAPKVSQNDMNSVMLCTPATQELKEEPVCVPVTPEVSVAPPPKTRQRENSSSRRKQRLVLPATEEPVLLYPDSTLFDSGVVSDVSAFQDTREAEPDPEPQPIPKLEPDSPYREYTFKTPIKSSHPSSSTPSKLPAALEPWRITPVGKGGVLDFSPIRTPSGPQLTPQRHEHTPFSFNGTPFKELPLFNSPRELLTNARPSPRRSTPTCSRELQVGAANRSLTEGLVLDTLNDSLSKILVDISFSGLEDDDLGMGNISWSQFIPDLK is encoded by the exons ATGAGGGACAGTCCAAGAAGACCCATCATCCTGAAGAGGAGGAAACTGCCATTTCAGAAGAGTGAATCTGATGCTGGGTGCGATGAGGCGGACGGGCCACGCTGCAAGGCCAAACCGACCCCTTCCACCGCCCGGTGCTTCCCTGATGGCATCCGCATCATGGACCACCCCACCATGCCCGACACACAGGTGGTGGTGATACCGAAGGCCGCTGATCTTCAGAGTGTCATCAGTGCCCTGACGACCAAAGGGAAGGAGTGTGGCCCTCAGGGGCGCAACAAGTTTATCCTGCTTAGTGGCAGCACCAGTTTGGATGAGGAAGGTAAAACTCTTGGGCATGTTTCTACGGAAACCAGGGCAGATTCTGGGAAAGGTGGTCTGACTCTAACAGGAACACAGGGAGGTGTGACATCAGAGGGCACTATGGAAGCTAAGTCCACTTTAAAAACTC TAAAAAAGGAGACGCAGTGCTGCCCACTTGATGACAGTCTGACAAACATCCAGTGGCTGGGAAAAATGAGCAGCGATGGGCTTGGATCAGAACCGGACCAGAAATGCCCCAGCAAGAACAATCCAAGCAGCTGCCATCAGCTTCAACAG CTACCCAGAATACCAGAGGAGGTGAAAGACCCTCAGTCCGAGCGACCCCCATATTCCTACATGGCCATGATCCAGTTTGCTATTAACAGCAAGAAAAACAGGCAGATGACCCTGAAGGAAATTTACAATTGGATTGAAGACCATTTCCCATACTTCAGAAACGTTGCAAAACCTGGGTGGAAG AATTCTATTCGTCACAATCTGTCGTTGCATGACATGTTTGTCCGTGAGACGTCTCCTGATGGCAAGATCTCCTACTGGACAATTCGTCCAGAAGCAAACCGCTGTCTCACTCTGGACCAGGTGTATAAG CAACAGAAGAAAGTTACAGCAGAGCCGAAGAAAGTGATGCCCGCACATGGCACAG AGAGGAAAATGAAGCCTCTTCTGCCTCGGACTGACTCGTACTTGGTTCCCATCCAGCTTCCTCTGACTCCATCGCTCTTTCTGCCCACCTCCAGCCCCGTCTCTCTCGCCACCCCTCCACAACCTCTAAGTTCTTCCACTCCAAGCTCTGGCGGCGGAGGCAAGAGAGTCCGGATTGCCCCTAAG GTCTCACAAAACGACATGAACTCAGTGATGCTGTGTACACCTGCCACTCAGGAGCTGAAGGAAGAGCCTGTGTGTGTACCAGTTACTCCTGAAGTGTCTGTAGCCCCGCCCCCTAAAACTAGGCAGCGAGAGAACAGCAGCTCTCGCCGCAAACAACGTCTGGTCCTTCCAGCCACCGAGGAACCCGTCCTGCTGTACCCCGACAGCACTCTCTTTGACTCAGGCGTGGTCTCCGACGTCTCCGCTTTCCAGGACACACGAGAGGCGGAGCCTGACCCAGAACCTCAGCCCATCCCTAAACTCGAACCTGATAGCCCCTATAGAGAGTACACTTTCAAAACCCCCATAAAGAGCAGCCACCCATCCTCTTCGACACCTAGCAAGCTGCCCGCAGCTCTGGAGCCCTGGAGGATCACTCCTGTTGGAAAAGGTGGTGTGCTGGACTTCAGCCCCATCCGTACACCCAGCGGGCCACAGCTCACTCCACAACGACATGAACACACTCCATTTAGTTTCAACGGCACACCTTTTAAGGAGTTACCTCTTTTCAACTCACCCCGAGAGCTACTCACCAACGCCCGCCCCTCGCCGAGACGTTCCACCCCGACCTGCTCCAGAGAGCTGCAGGTAGGGGCTGCCAACCGCTCTCTGACCGAAGGGCTTGTCCTAGACACATTGAATGACAGCCTGAGTAAAATCCTGGTGGATATCAGCTTTTCCGGGCTGGAGGATGATGATCTCGGAATGGGTAATATTAGTTGGTCCCAATTTATCCCCGACCTGAAATAA